GGCTGCTTGGGAACCACCAGCCCTTTGAGACTCTGAGGTGCCCTGCACCCAGGAGAGGATcctggctcctgctcccccaTGACAGCCCATTTGCGGGGCAGAGCAGTGGCCTCTGAAATCCACTGCCACCCAAATCCAGAGCAGACAGTAAGGCAAGAGACATCATGGGCTGGGCTTGGCTCccatgggggcctggggttcCCAAAGCCCTGGAAGAGGTGCCCAGATGCCCGGGTGATGGGCCCCACCGGGGACCCTAATGatcaccctcccctgctccttcacAGAACCAGAAGGACCCGGCCGTCCTGGACCGCATGATGAAGAAGCTAGACTTGAACTGCGATGGGCAACTGGATTTCCAGGAGTTCCTCAACCTCATTGGGGGCATCGCAGTGGCCTGCCACGATGCCCTGTGTACAGGGGGTCCCGGTGGCCCCAAGGGCTCCAGCGGCCCCAAGGGCTCCAGCGGCCCCAAGAAACTGTGACCCCTTCTCCCAGTGCCCTGCATTCGCCCCACAGCAAACATTCCACAAAGCACCTGAGCGAGACCAAGACAGAGCTGGAAACCCTCCCGACCCCGCGACTTTGTATTAATAAAGTGATGGGATGAAACTCCCCGGCAGGTGTGCTTCTTTCCTGCACGATGCGTGCAAGGGCACAAGCATGGGCCTGCAGGTCACAAGCCCCAGTCCTCTGCTCTGGACCCACgggtgagctcctgcctctgcaaagCAGGGGGCTGATGTGAATTTCCCACCCTAGGCAACACGTGAGGAATTAGCAACAGCTCTAGGAAACCAGGGAGGTTATTTTACAGGCTCTATTGAAGCATGaaggaactggggggggggggggtcgagAAGCAGGATAGGATCTGCAGGCACTTTTCCCACCCCACCAGTGGTAGAGCTGCTGCCGCAGACACAGAAGGCGAGTGCTGCGGCTAGCGCTGGTGCATGGGGTAGGCTGAAAGGAGCTCTCACCAGACCATTGCTGCTCCCTCCTAGTCTCCAAACCCATTCACAGCTGCACAGTGATCACCCAGCCTGCCCCACTAAACAGGCTGGCAGGTTTCACCCTGCCAAGCCCAGACTCTCTGGAGCAAAACTTGGTGCTCTGCGGTGGTGCCGGTCCCTTCAATGCCCCCACGAGTCACTTCAGGGTGAAAATGCACTTCAGTTCTACACTCAACAAGTGGAAACACATGCCCCTTTGAGTCTCCACCGGTGCGGCTGAAGGCATGACAGGGGCCTCAGCTAGTTAATTTACTTTATTACAGTGAGGAGGAGACAAGGCTGGGGGAAGCTGGGAAGGACAGAACAGCCGAAGCCCTGGGATTCTGAGCCAATTTTCGCTCCCTTCGCACAACACCCACGTGCCCCTTTGATCAGGAATTAAGACATTAGGAGAGCAACCCCTGCTGATGGTCATGAAATGCCTGggtcctctgctcaaggcagaaagGGTTCTTGCTGGGCTCGTGAACAGGCtgtacagaagcagcagcagcaagtggggcatTGGGATTCCAGCTCCCCAGCTATTTTCATGTGGCACCTCTGTGCGTCAGGGTGAGAATAAAGCTGCCCAGCCTCTTGTGGCATGTGGCCACAGGGCACTGCAATCTTCTGCTACCTGCAGGCAaacacagctgcagccactccaggcAAAAGAACCCCAGGTTAATGGTAGTCACTGTGGGAATGGGGCGAGGAGCATGGTGAGGACAgtcctctgtggggcagggagagcggGCATTACACACAACAGCACATTCACAGTAGAGGCGAGAGctccaggcatggcaggaagggAGGAGCCAAGGGGGAGGTTTCAGCTCGCACATCCCTCTGATTAAAGGTCCTGTCGAGCCAGCACAGGACAGGGCCTCAGCGGAACTGCAGGGGACTGATGCGCAGCCCGATGACATCTTTGCCGATCTCTGTGAcctggggagcagaagggagaagAGGTCAGTGGTCAACAGCAAGGCAACagggctggcacagaggctgccaTCAGCGCCTGCTACGGCAGGGTCTATGTGGCTGGCCAGCACAGGCTCCTTTCCTTACCGTGGTGACACGGCAGATCTGGCCCTGGTACTCAGGGTAGTAGCAGGCCCCGCTGAGCGGGCACTTCTCCACGGGCTTGCCGCGGTAGATGGGCCGGTAGGAGGCAGCGCAGATGTCGAAGGGGTTGTGCATGTCATAGTTGAGCTGGTAGGTGTCGGTGGGGTTCTTCTCACAGGCAGACAGGATCTTGCGAGTCTAGGAAGGGGGAAATGCCTCAGCCATGAACAGAGGGGCTGCTGCTGACTGTCCGTGGCAGGAGCTACCTAGATGAACTGTTCCACCTGCTTCCCAAGCAGCAGTGtcctcccaggaccccaggcagACACAGGAACATCCCTCCCACTTAGCATGGGTCCTCTGCCAGAGACATACAGCCTCTGCCCCCAAGATGAGGTAAACAGACCAAGCCAGCCTAGAGCTCAGCCTGCTctcatgggggggtccccagggtcGCCACTTCTCTGTGATCCACAAACTCCCGCTCAGAACGCAACAACACACGCGTACCTGCTGGGCCACCTCGGGCTTGGGTCCCAGCTCCAGGAGGCGGCGAGCAAAGGTGGCAGCTGTCTTGAAGTTCTTGAGCTTGAAGAAGAGGTTGAGGGCAGTGCGGAGCACCAGGATCATGTGCACAGGCTGCAGGTTGGAGTGGGTGAAGTAGGCGGCCgtctgtggggggagagaagCCAGTGATCAATCAGAATTACTGCCTGCAGcgagggcagcagccctgcccagctgagtacaggccctgccactgcagtggctgcacaACAGCCATCTCTGGCTGGCTTGGGGAGAAACCTGCCCATTGGCCTGGTAACAAGATGGCCCAGGTACATGCTGTTATCAGCGTCCCTCAAAAGCAGATgatccccctcccagcctggcttgGGAGACAGCTTGCTGTAAGGGTCTCTTGGAAAGCAAGGTAAAGTGACTCACCCAGTCATACGGGGACACTGACCTCAGGGCTCTCAAGTCCCTCTGTCACAGgcctcaccctcccaccccagcccaggagcCTGGAGCATGTTGAGGGGGAACAGCTTTTATACCTCGCAGATGCGCTTCTGCTGCTCCAAGGTCTCCTTGGGGAGCTTCTTCCTCTCAATCTCCATGGAGAGCCCCACGATGTACTCCCGGCAGatggcaatcagctgctgggcctgtgaggaggaggaggaggaacaaagAGCGAGTCAGGCACCATTCACCCCCTGCCTTTCAAGAGGAtggatgtggggggtgggcaaAGTGGCACCTCACCTCGGCAATCTCTTGCTTGTTGTCCACCACGAGCAGCGGCACGCTCAGCAGGATGGACCGGAACTTCTCCACTGCCTCCTCGAATTTGCCGGAGGTGGTGAGCTGGTAGCAGAGCTGCAGGCGCTGGATCAGGTCATTCAGCTTCAGGCCAACTGCCGGGACTGCGTTCTTCAGGGTAGCTTCCTTCCTGAAggtgggaaaggggaaaaaggcTTTGGTCTCACAGGACAGGAAGCCAGATCATGGCAGAAGAGGTTGCCTGGCTGCACCAGGAAAACCAACCAGAAAGGACGTGGTGACCAGCCctaggaaggagagggaagggacaggATGGGATGAGATCCAAAGGAAGAGGGAGGCAGGTACCTCACTACTCACCAGTTGCGATGCGGGTATCCATACATGGAGGGGAGGCAAGGCAGGGCTTGGTAGGTGGTGCGGCCCCGGGCATAAGTCTGCAGGAACAGCTGCTTGTAGGGGCCGAAATTAGTCACTCCCACCTGGTCGTGAAGGAGCTGGAGAAGAAAAGATGCACTTAGCCACAGGGTGAGAGCCGTCCATGCCTGTGCCCCCCTACCAACCGCTCCATCTCAGCCAGGGGACCACAGAGACAGTCTCAACCCACAGGAATCCCCACTTCATACCCAAGATGCTGAGGGAAACAGCTCAGGACATATACTGAACCTGTGGCAGAGACTGGAACACCACCAAGCTTTAGCCACAAGACTTCCTTTCTTTGTAATGGGACTATGAGCTCCCAGTGCAGCAAAGGACTGAGCCCTTCCCCCCTGTTAATACCCCAGCATGGGATGGGACCCCTGACTCCATCCTTCAGTCTCAAGGGACACCAAACTATGGCACAGTCAGTATATCAGGGCCTCAAACACCTTGTATTCACCACACCATCctcacccactgccctgcactggaaGGGGTCACGAACAGAATTAATATATTGGTGGGGGAGAGGATCCCTGGTGTAACTCACCCTCATGGCCGTCTCGAACGAGCCAGCCAGGACATGATCAACAGGCAGCTGTGAGTTGTTGCACCAGACCTGAGGGAAAGCAGAAATGCATGATgggggcagctctgggagccacccccacccacacagcaAGGCTCCAGCCAGCATCCTGACAGAGCTCCCTCACCGTGCTCCCAACTGATAATCCAGCATCACACAACAGGGGTGTGCAAGATCATTTCAGAGCAAGACAGAAAAAGGTCTGTCCCATTACCTGGGCCGGACTGGTGCCTTTGGTGGGTGGCACGAAGAACCCGTCCTCTGCTCCTCCTGCTGGCCCAACCGGGACGTCCTACGGAATCAAACAGGCACTGATCAGCTCCTGAGCACTGTGGACACACACAAGCCACACCAGGCAAAGTGCCTCTGCAGCCTTGGAGTCCACCACGCGAGGCCAAAACAGGTGCAGGGCGGACCCTGGTGCAAGTTCACCCCCAAGCTGCCCGGTCAAAGGGCTCCAGGCCTGACCTCCAGAATCACTTCTAAGCAGAAGGGAGGATCAGCCTCCACAGTCAATCAGATGTGGGACCCTGTCAATACAGCCATTGGGAGACCGGATGGGGAACAGAAGTGGACATGGGTGAAGAACTGGACTGGCTTGTCTCACAATCCAACAGCCACCAGAGCCCAGtgacccttccttccttcctaggGATCACTGCAACTGAGCCACGAGCTGCTGCCCAAAACCAGTGCCTGACTTCACAGCCCCATACCAATTCGGGGGGAAGGTCCAAATCCTCTTCGACTTCCCATccacctccttcctcctgccctttcCCGACGGCTTCATCTCCAAAGCCATCCGCAGCATCCACAAAGCCATCTGCAGGACAGAACAGAACCGCAGTCAGCGCCTGCTTGCTGGAGGCTCCCACACTCCCGCTGTGCCCAGGCAGACTCACCTTCATCCAGCTGCAGCTCGgcatcctccccccagccctcagTGCCAACTGTGTCAATGTCGATGTCAGCAGCCATTGCACCTCCTTTGCCTAGGAGAAGATGTCCGACAAGGTGTCAGGCAGGTCCCACCACAATCCAGCTCCTGCCACCAAGCCAGGCCGCAGGAAAGCTCACAAACACCTGGATGGTGGGTGAAGGGTGCCCAAGAGTTTCCCAGGGATGGCTTTAACAACATCATTAATGGAACCAATGGGAAGGCAGGGGTGTAAGAACAGGACTACTGCAGCCACTGGAGGGAAATTTAGCTTCATGTTTCCCAGTCTGATTAAAGGAGCTCCCAAGTACCTTTGCTTGCGATTGTTCCTTCAAAGAATCCTTTGGAGACAGTAAGCAGTGGCCAGTTTGTGTCTAGAGGCATgacaggagcaggaggctggagcagctgcGCGTCGGGGTCAATATCTGGGATCTGCTCAGAGAAAGCGAAAGGGAGAGAATCACCTGCAGGCCACAACAGGAAGACCTCTCATTTCAGCCTCAGGGAGAGGGCTGCTACTCCAGGAGAATGCTGGCTACAGCTGCATCCCCATGACCATCGAGgccagctcccactgccaccctCTGCCCAAACCAGACAGAGCTGGGAAATGGCAGGAAGTGCCAACCCGTTTACTGACCGTTTCCTTCTCAGGGTCAAATGTCTCCTTCAGGCTCTCAGCTTCCTCGTCCAAGCCATGGGTGGCAGCTGTGAGGTAGGCCAGGGACTCTGCAAAGGCACAGACCACCTATGGCTCTGAGGAATCCCATGCATGAGGATTTCCATGTGTGATACACACACAGTGCCTGAAGTGACTGTGCCAGTGCCTGCCTCTGGTCTCATTGTCACGGTGACATTCAAAGGAGATCAATAGCCTGCACAGAGGTATTTTACACCCCCAGCAGCAATTAAGTTAGGGGCAGGTAGGGTGTGCGCACACAGACACAACAGCGGTCTCTAGCACTCAAAGGAGGTCTCAGGACCATTGATTTCGGTTCCCAGCTGTCAGATTCGCTGTGTGACTGTAAACAACTTTCTcgctgctctgtgcctcagtttccccaattTAAAAGTTTCGGATGACAATGCATTTGTGGAGTGCTTTGAGCAACtcagagggcatggggagggggatgcagTAAGGGGCACACCCACTGCCCATACATGACTCTCTTGGCGTATCATGCCTAAGTGGTCATCTGTCCCACCTTGCAGGACACGTGGTGTCTTCCTTAGCCATAGCtctatagtttcataatttcataataGGTAGGATcacaagggacctgagcagatcaagtccgacccatggcaggaaaggatgctggggtcacaCAACCCTGGCAAGATGtcttatctagcctccttttgaagaccccaagggtagaagcgagcaccacttcccttggaagttggttccagatcctagccgccctgactgtgaaatagcgcctcctgatatctagcctgaatctactctcagtcaacttatggctgttattccttgttactcccggtagtgctcaggggaacagggactctcccattgcctgctagtcccccttggccagtttgtagactgccaccaagtcccctttcagccttctcttgtggaggccgaacaggttcaggtcccgtagcctcctcttgtagggcctgccctgttgcccccttatcacgcgagtggccctcctctagaccttCTCAATGCTgaccacatcccttctgaagtgcggcgcccagaactggacgcagtactccaactgcggcctgaccagtgttgcatagagggggaggatcacctccttggacctgctcatgatgcatctgcggatgcacgacaaggtgtggttagccatACTGACCGCACCCCCACATTGGCGacccatattcattttggaatcaatgacatcaagatccttttctgcctctgtgctgactagaggggagttccccagcctgtaggtctgctgctggttcttccagctggtaccctgcacttgtcagtattgaatcccatcctgttctcatccacccacccctgtaacctgtctagatctagttgcagcctgtccctctcctccagcgtgcccacttctccccacattttagtgtcatccgtgaatttaaacaaggtgcttttcacccccttgtctaagttgctgatgaagatgttgaacagtgcaggcctgaagactcagccctgggggaccccactgcccacatccctccaggtcgaaaaagacccatccaccaccactctctgggtgcggccctccagccaaattatgacccatctgattgtgtaggcatcgatgccacagtcacctaatttcttaatgagaatggggtgagagacagtgtcgtaGATCCCACATGGGAAATGGGAGGGATGGATATGGACTGCAGCATCTCTCCAACCCCAGGAAGTGAAGGCCCAAACAAGGCCAGTGCTGCCATACTCACTCTGCCCACAGTTCTTCAGGATCCTCACTCTCTCTGCCACGTCTCCGAGGTACAGGGCATTCTGGTAGTGGCCACTCATGTCCTTACGGATCTCAGCTAGAGCAGGGAACACAGCAGTCACCACCCCCTGAAACTCTCCACCATCCCCAAACTGCTGACCCTGTCCTCCCCCTGGGGCTTGACTCGGTTCCTCCTGTCCCCTATCCGCCCCACTGCCACACAACCCACCAATTTTCATCATCTTCCGGAGCTTCTCCAGGTTGCCTGTGATGAGATAGAGGAAGGAGAGCCGGTCGAAATTTTTGGTGCGCTGGTAGCACATTTCCACGATCTGATGGTTCCCCTGCAGCAAGGCTACCTCgcccagcttctcccagcagTTCTTGTCGTccagagccttggctgcttcCAGGGCAATCTGACAAAGCAAGGGAGAAATGGAAATGGACATGAGagcagagatgccagaggaaccCAGCAGAGGCATGCAATGGCtgggtgccagcctggggctgaaaGGAGCAGGTTCGATTCCCCACTTCACAAAACAGGCCCAGTGTGACCCTGAACAAGTCACTCAGCAACCCAGATCCTTCCTTGTAAggtagggaaaaaaaacactgacAGCCTCATGTCAGGCTTGCAAAGCTAAATACAGTCTGGCAGAGACTTCCAGTGAAAATTTGGAGGGGCACCGGGCTGTGCTCTTCACCATGGGGCCATGTAGTTATTGAACATCCAATAGATTCCTATCTCCTCCTAGTCCCCAGGTGCAGGATCTACGATTCACTGCTCCAAGAACGTCAAATTCAGAAGATGGACTGTTGCCCACTGGGACCTGCATATTAGGGGACTGCCACTCAAGTGTCAATATAGGGCTTTCGAGACCGTACCTGTGTTACAGGGTCTCCACAAGGCACGCAGAGGGAAGCAGAGgttttcccccagccccaggacccatCTCCAAAGGTGGGATTTGAGAGCGAGAGGTGCAGGCAGACACTTCCCTTTTTTCctcatcccagcccaggcagctgcctcacCTCAATGTTGCCgcactccagggccaggctgaAGCGGGTCTTTTCATCCTTGACAAAATGCAACGCCACCTCTGGGTAGCCCTTCTTCTGCAGGTAGGCAATGATGGACTGGCCCACTAGCTTGGCATTCCTCACCATGTGCAACACCTAgaagaggaagccaggcagagggaATGAGAATGCCACAAGGCAGGGACTCACCTATGCTTTCATATCAAGGTTGACAGGTGTCAGGATAGCCCTCCAGCCCCTCACCTCATCATACTTCCTGTTGATCAGGGCCAGCTTGAACTTGAACTCAGTGGGGTCAATGGTCAGGACCCTGGGCCGACACTCCCTGTCCAGGCAGTACACGTTGTTTCCCTTCACGCGGGTGACGTAGATCGGCAGGTCCAAGGTGCGGATGATTCCATGGTCCCTAGAGCCAGGACAAGATGGACCTGATGAGAGTGCAGGGTATACCCAGAGCTTCCAACGCCAGTTAAAACCACACCCTCCTGGTTTTAACCTGAGTTTAGACCCACGTCAGTGCATAAGCCCTGAGCTCCAGAGCTCAGCAGGTGCTCCACAGAGCAGACTCACCCAGTGGTAACAGCGTATTTGATGTGGTTGCTGGTGGTATAGATAAAGACTCCACTCTCATCCCAGGCACCGCTCTTGACCCGGATATTTTCATGAATGTTACACAGGGACTCCAGCTTCCTGTTGCAGATCATGATGGCTGGAAGGAGGGGGCAACCCAGATGGAACAGTGAGAGATCCCACATTCCCTCCATTTTTATATTTCTGCTAGAGTTACACCAGCATGGGCTGGATACAAAGACCTAGGCACCAGTGAGATTGGCACACCTGACACCAattaattcatagattcgtagat
This sequence is a window from Alligator mississippiensis isolate rAllMis1 chromosome 15, rAllMis1, whole genome shotgun sequence. Protein-coding genes within it:
- the COPA gene encoding coatomer subunit alpha, which produces MLTKFETKSARVKGLSFHPKRPWILTSLHNGVIQLWDYRMCTLIDKFDEHDGPVRGIDFHKQQPLFVSGGDDYKIKVWNYKLRRCLFTLLGHLDYIRTTFFHHEYPWILSASDDQTIRVWNWQSRTCVCVLTGHNHYVMCAQFHPSEDLVVSASLDQTVRVWDISGLRKKNLSPGAVESDVRGITGVDLFGTTDAVVKHVLEGHDRGVNWAAFHPTMPLIVSGADDRQVKIWRMNESKAWEVDTCRGHYNNVSCAVFHPRQELILSNSEDKSIRVWDMSKRTGVQTFRRDHDRFWVLAAHPNLNLFAAGHDGGMIVFKLERERPAYAVHGNVLYYVKDRFLRQLDFNSSKDVAVMQLRSGSKFPVFNMSYNPAENAVLLCTRASNLENSTYDLYTIPKDADSQNPDAPEGKRSSGLTAVWVARNRFAVLDRMHSILIKNLKNEITKKVQVPNCDEIFYAGTGNLLLRDADSITLFDVQQKRTLASVKISKVKYVIWSADMSHVALLAKHAIMICNRKLESLCNIHENIRVKSGAWDESGVFIYTTSNHIKYAVTTGDHGIIRTLDLPIYVTRVKGNNVYCLDRECRPRVLTIDPTEFKFKLALINRKYDEVLHMVRNAKLVGQSIIAYLQKKGYPEVALHFVKDEKTRFSLALECGNIEIALEAAKALDDKNCWEKLGEVALLQGNHQIVEMCYQRTKNFDRLSFLYLITGNLEKLRKMMKIAEIRKDMSGHYQNALYLGDVAERVRILKNCGQKSLAYLTAATHGLDEEAESLKETFDPEKETIPDIDPDAQLLQPPAPVMPLDTNWPLLTVSKGFFEGTIASKGKGGAMAADIDIDTVGTEGWGEDAELQLDEDGFVDAADGFGDEAVGKGQEEGGGWEVEEDLDLPPELDVPVGPAGGAEDGFFVPPTKGTSPAQVWCNNSQLPVDHVLAGSFETAMRLLHDQVGVTNFGPYKQLFLQTYARGRTTYQALPCLPSMYGYPHRNWKEATLKNAVPAVGLKLNDLIQRLQLCYQLTTSGKFEEAVEKFRSILLSVPLLVVDNKQEIAEAQQLIAICREYIVGLSMEIERKKLPKETLEQQKRICETAAYFTHSNLQPVHMILVLRTALNLFFKLKNFKTAATFARRLLELGPKPEVAQQTRKILSACEKNPTDTYQLNYDMHNPFDICAASYRPIYRGKPVEKCPLSGACYYPEYQGQICRVTTVTEIGKDVIGLRISPLQFR
- the S100A11 gene encoding protein S100-A11; amino-acid sequence: MSKVPVAPTETERCIESLLAVFQRYAGRSDRDETKLSKTEFLAFMNSELASFTKNQKDPAVLDRMMKKLDLNCDGQLDFQEFLNLIGGIAVACHDALCTGGPGGPKGSSGPKGSSGPKKL